CATTGTGTATGAAAAGAAGTGAAAGTGGGTTGCACAAAAAGGATTTAAGTACTGCATGACTAGTCTAATAGAGAAACCAGCTCTGAAAGAACGGTTCACTATTAGATAAGAGACCTGTTTACTGCAGCAGGACAACTCAAACAGTGTTTGGAGACATGTATCTCTCCCACACTCCACCCAAAGTGATCTTCAGCccagtcatttattttcatattattCATAAAAATGCCCCAAATATCTATGAATATTACTTAAATGCATTTGTACAGAATCTTACATTGTATGCCTTAGCTGGCATTAAAATCTTTAGATGTAGGGATGGAAAGTTCAGTAagcatttatttcactgtttataGGTACGTTAATGAGGTACTTAATGTACATTACCTGTTTGAAATTCATCAGAGGACGGATTTTTCgggaaaatattgttttttttcctccgttGCCTGATGATTATGTGATGGCCATAGTTGTAGTTCCTGGCAGAGAAATTGTTGGACCAGCTGCAAAACTAAAGTTACAATAATTAACAATTAAACAATTAGATAATAAATTGATAGCCATGCAATACTTTGATTAATTTAGTTTAACTCTCTGAAAGGAGTCATCCCTCACAATGCCTAGTAATTTCTGATAAGGTACATTTTGTTGTAACTTTTATGAACATAAATAACCTCACATAAAGAACAGAAATAAGACAAGTTTTTGCTGAATTTTAGTTTAGTAGATTTAGttaatttaaaatgcattatcaTTCAAAGCCACTCTCAACTAATCAGGTCTGATCGATTGTGCGTATCGATCACTGCGTCCTACGTCACAGAGTCACGGGTGTTTTTAAACCTCCGGCGGGCGAACCACGAGCAGAATCAGACAACCGTCAAAACATCACGGACAGGGAGGTAAACATTAACCAGAGACCAGCGTGCTTGCCTGTTAAAAGACGTTTTTGCTTTATAGAGGAACATGGCGACGACTAGTCGAGTGCGGTCTAAAGGACAGATGTTGTACAGGTACTCTGTGCTCGGTAATCTGCACCACGTGACCAGGTAAAGACGTATATTTTTAATgcaacgttagctagctaagcACTTGTTAAACTTCCTGCTAACGGTAAACGTTGAGCTCTGCTTTAACAAAATTTGTCATCATTTGGCGTCACTCAGCCATCTAATACAccccaaaaaaacacaattaaacattgttttatgtgtttgataAAGTTATGGCGGCTAACGGGACATTAAACCAAACTTTAACAGCTTTTTAACCCGTTTTCTCAGCCAGTACGTTGTTAACCGGGTGGCCTCCATATGTCCATATATCTTCTCTCAAGTGTAACAACTATAAGATGAAGTGAATCAATGTGCGCGTGGATTACATTATGTTGTAGTTATAGCTTTTTGTAATACACttgaatcatttttaaaataaaacagccaGGCCCTTCTCCAGTCCAGCCTTAATCATTTCCTGGACCTCTGAACTTTGTCCTGTAAGGCTACACTAAATGTAACCACCGTTACCGCCTGTTAACGGCTCCTCAGTGCCTCCACACTGCGTTGTTTTCCTCTGGATCCAGAAGCAAGTTATTGCCTTGAatgctgctttgttgtttttgagagGGCGCCATGGGGAATTCATTTCTAATTATAGTCCCCAATTAAAGCCACTGGCCCATAAGGTTATTAAAAGAGAGTCTTACTGACCTTGAAAGTTTGTGGATTTTGGAATAATAAACTAAAGCCTTGGAAAGTGTTTATGAATTAAGAGACGGCCTTGAAAGTGCTACATGGAAGTAAACATATGCACAATATAGCTCCCTAATCCATAAGTGGGCATATACCAACTATTCTCTTTGGGCTGTTCTTGGTTCAGCACTTCACATCCTGTGAAAAATCCGAAAATCGAGGTTAATGTTGACATTTAAGCAGCTTTAAAGTGGTTTCAGAATTACGGCTCAGTAATGAGAGTATAGAAAGCTATGAAAGGCATTCAGATGTCCTTGGATTTGATGTCCAGCTGAGTGTGGGAGCTCGCTTTAACACTGCATATGAATGGACATATTTTGTGTAGCAGCTGGCAatttttctcctgctttcatTGAGAAATTTTATTCATCTATGTTTGCTTTcaatttttagtttttatgtcTCTAAGCAGGGTGGTGTTTTCATTCTGAAAAGGCAAGCTATGTGTGACAATAATCTTTTTGTCATGTCTTTTGTGATTTTGATCCATCAGTAATTCAGCTTTATGTTAATGCAGTTGTATTACTGGTCGGACTGGTCCCTGCTTGCTTTAAAGCCACTATTACAATCCTTCCCAGTTCACATTTGCACAGCCTGAACACATGACAGATTCAAGTCACATCCAAGGCTCCCTGACTTCAAGAGACAGTTATTCATGTTCAAAAACTGATTGGAGCCTGTTAGAGTGTAACAATAGTTCTTAAAGTGAATGATATTCCCCTTTCATTCACTCCAGAGTGGATGAAAAGAAGTTTTATGCTGGAGACACAAGCTATGGCATTCAGCCCACTCACTCATACAGTATGCATGTTTTTCATATCAAAGGATATTAGCATGACTATCTTTTAGCCCGTAACTCACGCACATCTCCATGTTCTTttaagtttgtctttttttttttttaatcggtaacttctctgttttgtcttgttGCTTTGAGCTTTTGTGAAACTTTCTTTCATCTTGTTTCTGTGTAGGAGGTTCTCGGAGAGCAGCGACAAAGGCTGGTTCCGTTCCTTATTTGTGCACAAAGTCGATGCCAGAAAAGATGCCCACTCCAACCTGCTGTCAAAGAAGGAGACCAGCAACCTGTATAAAATTCAATGTAGGCATAAGATCTTCTACTTACTCACAAGTGAAGGTTTATTTTCTGGAAGCAGCGGGGTCGCACTGGGCCAGACACAAGTCAACGTgatacagttacattatattATAATGAAATGGATTCTGTTTGGAGTGTCACCAGTCTCTCGTCCATTTGTCTCTGCAGAAAACCGCTGCagtaaataaatcatgttaattCAATTCTTTCCACACTGGCCTCAGTGACCTCAGAGAAAACTGAAAGCCACACGAGAGACAAGCTGGGGGCTCACTGGAACATGTTGTGTGTTACCGTACTCGTTCAACATACAGGCAGCAACAAGTTGTTCTATAATAGTGTCATATATGGAGTCTGTAAAGTTTTGTAAGTGATATCAAAATAATTTGTCTGGTTTTCTTTTGAGTCTGAGGTgatgactgtgtctgtctcttgtaCAGAAATCTATCATCCTCCACGGGCTTTGATCTTTTTTGTGGTGTGCATCTCACCATGTAGGGATTTCAATTTGAATCACTCTATCAGCCGTAGCCTATAACCTGTTGAAAGCGAATCTGTTTTGTATATAAAAGTCTTTGCTGACTCAGAGTGTGAAATTACTTTTGTTGAAGAGTTTGATTGTTGCttgtatgtaaaaaaaaaaaaaagaaaaaagaaaaaaatccatttctgaTAAGTCTGgttctctgtttttcagttcaCAACGTCAAACCAGAGTGCCTGGAAACGTACAACAGTCTAGAGTGAGTGCAAGCACTGCTTTAAAGCATTCCCTTTTTTATCTTCACCAttcaagttatttttttcagtcCTTTGCTTGTTTAATTTAGTTTCTGTCAATAGTTCATTTAACAAAATCTtacatttgtaaaataaattagGTAAGCTATGCTTTGAGTCAAGGAGCAGCTAATTAGATTTTGTTGATGATACAATTTTAGAGTTTCCCCACATGCACAAGATGGACTTTATTTCATGGTATTCTTGCAGAATCGTAAGTGTAATTTAGCGTAAAATTGAAGTAATAGAATGAATGTCTTTGGATGTAACAGCAAGTTGGATAATTGTGGACATTATGCTTTCTGAGTGCCCTCTAGTTGGTCATTGTCTTGAGATGACTGTATATTATAACTGTTGGTACATTCTTACTATCAGCACAGTGTCAGCACAACAAATATCCAAGGGGGGCACGAAGGGACTGGCAAGTGGAAATGTAGTCAGGCATAGTGGAAGTGAAACCTTTTGGTGGTATTTTCTCCAGGagaaaatgttaagaaaaaaagtacaaaaatagTGCATGCTCATCGCTTTCTTAGTATTCTGCCTGAAAACAGGAGTCAGAATTTCTTAGGAGAGGATTAATGCAAGAACACGCACATTTTACAATGAcccaaatgtttttcttataaCACACATAAGGCAGCACATAAGGAGGTCACAGCAAAATGACAATACACAGTGAAGTGTGTTGGGGGGCACTGTTCCCTGCTGCCCCCTGATGGAACCAATGCTTAATTAGCACGTGAAGAGTCAgtactttgtttcattttgatcTTAGGGCTGAGGTGCAAAACAGGCTCCATCAGGACCAGGACTACCCGTGTGAGGTGGTTGGAAGCTGGAACACCTGGTACGGAGAACAGGACCAAGCTGGTGAGCGAACGGAAAACATGGTGAAAAGTGTCACCTCTTATTGATCACACTCACTGTTTGcaccacatttttctgtttcaaggCCTCATGAACGACACCACTTACTTTGAGTGGCTGCAGTTTGGTGGTAAATTGTTTGGCAGAgcatcacagaaaactgtgcagACACTACCAGATGACTCACTGCCAGAACCTCTCCTGCTACATATGATAATTTACAGTGTACAGTTGACATTAAGAGCATCCAGCTACAGCAAAAAGAGCTCACATGGCAATGGAGGTGCTGTACCTCCTGGTCGTGTGGGTGGCATCAGTACTCACACAGTGATACAGTGacatctgctgtttggtttttgcAGTGCATCTGTGGCGATACAGAGGAGGGTACCCAGCCTTGACTGAGTGCCTGAAGAAGCTGAACAACAATAAGGTTGACTGTGAACTCTTTCTTAATCGTTTCTTTTGttacacacagtgcagagatGCCAAAGACAAAGCTGATACTTTTGACTTTGCATTATTTTAGTTCTCagttaaacaataaaaatgtacagTGTAGCATATCTGTGTGCActcctttctttttcattgaaagaattttttgtctctcttcagGAGTATTTGGAGTTTCGGAAAGAGAGGGCGAAAATGTTGATTTCAAGGCGAAATCAGCTCCTCCTGGAGTTCAGTTTCTGGAATGAGCCCTTGCCCAGACCAGGACCCAACATCTATGAAATGCGCACCTATTACCTCAAGGTATCCACATATATTACACAAATTAAAACTGcatgacatacacacacttaaataTCACGCTTTAGATTTTATTCGAGTTCTAAGAGACAAGAGACCTGTAAGGTGTACCAACTAAAACCCCATTTAATGATACATTTGAAGCAAGTATTGCTACCAAATAGTTACAAACACACCTAAGCTTCTTTTGGGAACTCTTTAATAACAATCATTACATCAAAAAGGCAGTGGTTATAAAAAGATTTACAAGACACTTCAAGTTCCAAGAGGCACGGTATGATACAACAGCAAACCTTGCTGGGCGTGGAGGTCAGAGCAAAATGTCTCCTAGGTGAATCAAATGTTGGAGAAGAACAATTGAGAATCCACCCCTTTGATCAGTGTCAGTACAGACTCCTTGACGAACACTAAACAAGCAAAGACTTCACACCCAGACAGCTCATCACACTCCATTCTAGACCAAAAAGAAACGGGAAAAGTCAGCCTGTAAAGTTCAgggagaaaatgctgaaaatgtttattgGAGGCCATAAAGGTCAAGGATGGTCTATGAAATATACGTATATAGATCTTGCAGGTCAAGGGGCTTGAAGAATTTGAACTATAACTGTATATAATATAGCATTTTGtatcacacagcagcaccaacaTCTACTGAATACAACTGTGACTATGCACAATCTGCAGCCTATATTATGAGCATTGTCATAAAACGACAGGAAccacattttcctttcaaacaggctgaattcctggAGCCTATAGCCGAAGAGGCTGTCGTACTATTTTCACATATTGGCCATTCTGCTGTTT
This Chaetodon auriga isolate fChaAug3 chromosome 5, fChaAug3.hap1, whole genome shotgun sequence DNA region includes the following protein-coding sequences:
- the LOC143320905 gene encoding protein NipSnap homolog 1-like isoform X1 encodes the protein MATTSRVRSKGQMLYRYSVLGNLHHVTRRFSESSDKGWFRSLFVHKVDARKDAHSNLLSKKETSNLYKIQFHNVKPECLETYNSLEAEVQNRLHQDQDYPCEVVGSWNTWYGEQDQAVHLWRYRGGYPALTECLKKLNNNKEYLEFRKERAKMLISRRNQLLLEFSFWNEPLPRPGPNIYEMRTYYLKPGTMIEWGNHWARAIEHRQENNEAVGGFFSQIGDLYVVHHLWAYESLQSREETRNAAWLKEGWDVNVYYTVPLIRSMESRIMIPTKTSPLQ